In Corynebacterium frankenforstense DSM 45800, the DNA window GCCGCCGTACTCGCCGGCGCGCGGGCCGACGTCGACGATCCAGTCGGCCGCGCGGATGGTGTCCTCGTCGTGCTCGACGACGATGAGCGTGTTGCCCAGCTCGCGCAGGTTCTCCAGGGTGCCGATCAGGCGCTGGTTGTCGCGCTGGTGCAGGCCGATCGAGGGCTCGTCGAGGACGTAGAGCACGCCCGCGAGCCCGGAGCCGATCTGGGTGGCCAGGCGGATGCGCTGGGCCTCGCCGCCGGACAGCGAGCCGGCGGAGCGGTCGAGGGTCAGGTAGTTCAGGCCGACGTCGAGCAGGAAGTGCAGGCGGGCCTGGATCTCCTTGAGCACCGCGCCGGCGATCTTCTCCTCGCGGTAGCCCAGCTTGAGGTCGTCGAGGAAGGCCGAGGCCGCCTCGATGGACAGCTCGGTCAGCCCGGCGATGGAGAGCTCGGTCTCGCCGCCGGCCAGGCGCACGGCGAGGATCTCCGGGCGCAGGCGCGCGCCCTTGCAGGTCGGGCAGGCGACCTGACGGGTGTAGGCGAGGAAGCGCTCCTTCTGGTGCTCGCTCTCCGCCTGGTCGAGCTTGCGGTGCAGGTAGCCGCGCACGCCCTCGAAGGGGGCGGTCCAGCTGCGCATGCGGCCGAAGCGGTTGCGGTAGCGCACCGACACCTCGGCGTCGCTGCCGTCGATCAGCGCGCGCTGCTGAGCGTGGGTCAGCTCGTTGAAGGGCGTCTTCGGGTCGAAGTCCAGCGCCTTGGCCAGCCCCTCGACGAGTTTGACGAAGTACTTCTTGTTCGGGCTGGAGTGCCACGGCTGCACGGCGTCGACGACCGGAGCCTCCGGGTCCGGGATCAGCAGCTCCTCGTCGACCTCGGTGCGCGTGCCCAGGCCGTCGCAGGCGGGGCAGGCGCCGTAGGGGCTGTTGAAGGAGAAGGCGCGCGGCTCGAGCTCCTCGACGTCGATGTGGTGGCCGTTGGGGCAGGCGAGGTTCTCGGAGAAACGTCGGGTCAGCGATTCGTCGTCGATGAACTCCGCGATGACCAGCCCGTCGGCAAGGCGCAGGGCGGTCTCCACGGAGTCCGTCAGGCGCTGCTTCTGGCTGTCCTTGACCTGCAGGCGGTCGACCACGACGTCGATGTCGTGCTTGACCTGCTTCTTCAGCTTCGGCGGGTCGCTGAGCTGGTGGACCTCGCCGTCGACGCGCACGCGCACGAAGCCCTGGGCCGAGAGGTCCTCGAAGAGGTCCACGAACTCGCCCTTGCGGGTGCGCACCACCGGGGCGAGCACCTGGAACTTCGCCTTCTCCGGCCCGGAGAGGATCTGGTCGACGATCTGCTGCGGGGTCTGGCGCTCGATGACGGCGTCACAGACCGGGCAGTGCGCGGTGCCGGCGCGCGAGAAGAGCAGACGCAGGTAGTCGTAGATCTCCGTGATCGTGCCGACCGTGGACCGCGGGTTGCGGTTGGTGGACTTCTGGTCGATGGAGACGGCCGGCGAGAGGCCCTCGATGAAGTCGACGTCGGGCTTGTCCATCTGCCCGAGGAACATCCGGGCGTAGCTGGACAGCGACTCGATGTAGCGGCGCTGCCCCTCCGCGAAGATGGTGTCGAAGGCCAGCGAGGACTTGCCCGAGCCGGACAGTCCGCTGAAGACCACCAGCGAGTCGCGGGGCACGTCGACGTCGACGCCCTTGAGGTTGTGCTCGCGCGCTCCGCGCACCACCAGCCGATCGGCCAATTTCCGTCCCACCGTTCCTGAGAAGTTTGTCGGGTCCGTCGGTTCTCGAACATAGCATCGAGCCAGCTCACGCCGCCAACGCGCGTCGTTAAGCTGGGGGCATGACCGAGCCGAACGAGACCGACCAGACGAAGTCGAACGAAGCGAACACTACCGACCGCACCGACCGTCCCGCCACGCCGCTGCAGATGGCCGAGGTGTCCGTCTCCGCGATGGACAACAACTGCTACCTCCTCCACGCCGACGGCGAGGGCCTCCTCGTCGACGCCGCCGACGACGCCCCGCGCCTGCTGCGCCTGGCCGCCGACAACGACGTGACCATCACCAAGGTGCTGACCACCCACCGCCACGCCGACCACACCCGCGCGCTCGCCGAGGTCCTCGACGCCACCGGCGCGACCCACTACGCGCCCTTCCTCGACGCCCCGGCGCTGCCCGCGGCCGTCGACGTCGAGCTCAACCACGGCGACCACATCGACTTCGCCGGCCACGAGCTGCCGGTGGCCATCCTGCGCGGCCACACCCCGGGCGGCGCCGCCCTGACCGCCGAGATCGACGGGCGCACCTGCCTGTTCGTCGGCGACTCGCTGTTCCCCGGCGGGCTGGGCAAGACCTCCGCGGAGGCCGACTTCCTGCGCCTCTACAACGACGTCACCTCGCGCATCTTCGACGTCTACGACGACGACACCGTGGTCTACCCCGGTCACGGCGCGGCGACCACGCTCGGCGCGGAGCGCCCGCACCTCGAGACGTGGTACCGCCGTCGCTGGTGACGCGGAACAAGTACAGTGAGACGGGTAGCGAACATCTACCTGTGAACCGAGGAGTGGTACACATGATCCGCAAGCTGGCCCGCCCCATGCTGGCGTCGGTCTACGTCATCGACGGCGTCGACACGCTCGTGAACACCGAGGCCCACATCGACAGCGCGGAGTCCGTGATCAACCGGACCCGCTCCCTGCTGCCGCGCAAGTACGCCCGCAAGGTCCCGGAGGACCCGGAGCTGGTGGCCCGCGCCCTCGGTGGCGTCAAGGTCGGCGCCGGTTCCCTGCTGGCCCTGGGCAAGGCGCCGCGCGCGGCCGCCACGGCGCTGGCGCTGACCGCGGTGCCCACCCTGGTCGGCCGGTACGCCTTCTGGGAGACCCAGGACGAGAGCGAGAAGGCGGACCGCCGCTCCGGCTTCATCACCCACCTGGCCCTGCTCGGCGGCCTGGCGATCACCTCCGTCGACACCGAGGGCAAGCCGAGTGTCGCCTGGCGCGCCAACGACGCCGCCCGCCGCGGCAAGAAGAAGGTCCAGGCCGCGCTGCCGAGCCAGTCCGAGACCGAGGAGTTCTCCGAGAAGGCGAACAACTGGATCCAGGACAAGGCCACCACCGTCCAGGACTACGTCGAGGACAACAAGGACGACTGGATCGACGCCGCCCGCGAGGGTGTCCAGAAGGTCGGCGAGACCGCCTCCGACCTGGCCGAGAAGGCCCAGGACTTCTTCGAGGACAACAAGGACCAGTGGCTGGCCGACGCCAAGGACAACGCCGAGACCGCCAAGAAGGGCGTGGTCAAGGCCGCCGCGAAGGCGCAGGACCGCTTCCAGGACGCCGCCGAGAAGGCGGAGAAGAAGGCCGACAAGAAGGCCAACTCCCGCGGCGCCAAGAAGGCCCGCAAGCGCGCCGCCAAGCTGCGCAAGCGCGCCGACAAGGCGATCACCAAGGCGCAGAAGAAGCTCGGCTAGCGCTTCCCCGCGTTTGATTGCCGACGTCGCGTCGGCCCCGCCCCCGCACCACCGGTGCGGGGGCGCGCGCATGTCCGGGTGCCTGCCGCACCCGGAGGAATCCCGGAGGCCGGGCCGCCGTGAGCCGGCGCCGCGCGCGTCCGGCCGGGCCGCCGTGGGCCGGCGCCGCGCGCGTCCGGCCGGGCCGCCGTGAGCCGGCGCCGCGCGCCGCGGGAAACGGGTATCCTGGTCGCTCTGTTCGTGACATGCGCACATCCGACGAGACCGGGAGGCAGGAAACAAGCGTGACCAGCCGGGACAGCGAGAAAGACACCGACTACGCCGCCGAGGTTGCGGCGGAGCAGGCCTACGCCGACGGCCTGTTCGCCCGGTTGGACGACGAGATCGCGCAGGCGCGCGCCCGCCTCGACGAGGTCCAGGCCAACGTCGACCCCGCCAACCCCAAGGCCGAGGCGCTGGTCCAGCGCGAGACCGAGTACCACGGTCTGAACGAGCGCCTCGACCGCCTGGCCCTGGCCCAGCTCGGCCTCGTCTTCGGCCGCATCGACGTCGAGGACCCGACCGGCGACGGCGACAACCCGGTCGCCGGAGCGGAGGGCCTGGACCGCCGCTACATCGGGCGCATGGGTCTCGACGCGCGCGAGGACAACTACCGCACGCTGCTGCTGGACTGGCGCGCCCCGGCCGCCCGTCCCTTCTACCTGGCCACCACCGCGCACCCGGAGGGCGTGCGCACCCGCCGGCACATCCGCATGCGCGGCCGTGAGGTCACCGGCGTGGACGACGAGCGGCTCTCCGGCGAGGCCGCCGCCGAGCTGCCGGCCGAGCAGGCGGCGAGCCTGCGCGCCGGCGTGGGCGGCGAGGCCGCGCTCTACGAGGCGATGCAGGCCGCGCGCACCGGGCGGATGTCCTCGATCGTGGAGACGATCCAGCGTGAGCAGGACCAGATCATCCGCGACCCCACCCGCGGAGTGCTCGTCGTCGAGGGCGGCCCGGGCACCGGCAAGACGGCCGTGGCCCTGCACCGCGTGGCCTACCTGCTCTACACCTGGCGCGAGCAACTCTCGCGCTCCGGCGTGCTCATCGTCGGGCCGAACCGCGTCTTCCTCGACTACATCTCGCACGTCCTGCCGGAGCTCGGCGAGACGGGCGTGGTGCTCTCCACCGTCGGCGAGCTCTACCCCGGGGTGCGCCCGGTGGCCGAGGAGCCGATGCTCGGCCGGGAGATCAAGGGCTCCGAGGAGATGGTCACCGTGCTGCGCGAGGCCGTGCGCGACCTGCAGGTG includes these proteins:
- the uvrA gene encoding excinuclease ABC subunit UvrA; this encodes MADRLVVRGAREHNLKGVDVDVPRDSLVVFSGLSGSGKSSLAFDTIFAEGQRRYIESLSSYARMFLGQMDKPDVDFIEGLSPAVSIDQKSTNRNPRSTVGTITEIYDYLRLLFSRAGTAHCPVCDAVIERQTPQQIVDQILSGPEKAKFQVLAPVVRTRKGEFVDLFEDLSAQGFVRVRVDGEVHQLSDPPKLKKQVKHDIDVVVDRLQVKDSQKQRLTDSVETALRLADGLVIAEFIDDESLTRRFSENLACPNGHHIDVEELEPRAFSFNSPYGACPACDGLGTRTEVDEELLIPDPEAPVVDAVQPWHSSPNKKYFVKLVEGLAKALDFDPKTPFNELTHAQQRALIDGSDAEVSVRYRNRFGRMRSWTAPFEGVRGYLHRKLDQAESEHQKERFLAYTRQVACPTCKGARLRPEILAVRLAGGETELSIAGLTELSIEAASAFLDDLKLGYREEKIAGAVLKEIQARLHFLLDVGLNYLTLDRSAGSLSGGEAQRIRLATQIGSGLAGVLYVLDEPSIGLHQRDNQRLIGTLENLRELGNTLIVVEHDEDTIRAADWIVDVGPRAGEYGGEIVYQGEPKGILDAENSLTGAYLAGRREITVPAERRPVDPDRKLRVVGARENNLKGIDVEFPLGLFTCVTGVSGSGKSTLVNEILAKVLANELNRARQVPGRVRRVENVDLLDKLVQVDQSPIGRTPRSNPATYTGVFDKIRTIFAETPEAKVRGYKPGRFSFNVKGGRCEACHGDGTIKIEMNFLPDVYVPCEVCHGARYNRETLEVTYKGKNIAEVLDMPIDEAAGFFESITSIHRYLNTLVDVGLGYVRLGQAATTLSGGEAQRVKLAAELQKRSNGRTIYILDEPTTGLHFEDIRKLLLVIQELVDKGNSVVVIEHNLDVIKSADWIIDMGPEGGDGGGTVVAQGTPEQVAEVEGSYTGKFLADVLGVKRKARN
- a CDS encoding MBL fold metallo-hydrolase → MAEVSVSAMDNNCYLLHADGEGLLVDAADDAPRLLRLAADNDVTITKVLTTHRHADHTRALAEVLDATGATHYAPFLDAPALPAAVDVELNHGDHIDFAGHELPVAILRGHTPGGAALTAEIDGRTCLFVGDSLFPGGLGKTSAEADFLRLYNDVTSRIFDVYDDDTVVYPGHGAATTLGAERPHLETWYRRRW
- a CDS encoding DoxX family membrane protein translates to MIRKLARPMLASVYVIDGVDTLVNTEAHIDSAESVINRTRSLLPRKYARKVPEDPELVARALGGVKVGAGSLLALGKAPRAAATALALTAVPTLVGRYAFWETQDESEKADRRSGFITHLALLGGLAITSVDTEGKPSVAWRANDAARRGKKKVQAALPSQSETEEFSEKANNWIQDKATTVQDYVEDNKDDWIDAAREGVQKVGETASDLAEKAQDFFEDNKDQWLADAKDNAETAKKGVVKAAAKAQDRFQDAAEKAEKKADKKANSRGAKKARKRAAKLRKRADKAITKAQKKLG